CCGTCCCCCTCGTCGGTCGTCTCCTGGGAGCGCTCGTGCTACTCGGCTCCGGCGTGTCCGTCTCGCTCGGCTGGCGCCTGATGACGGCGGAGGGGGACCGCCGCTTCCTGGCCGGGCTGACCCGCACCGTCTACTACGGCTTCGGCTCGGTGCCCGTGCAGATCGTGCTGGCCCTGGTCATCGCCACGCTGCTGTTCCAGAACCTGCGCGGGCAGGAGCTGTTCCGCATGCTCTACTTCCTGCCCTACGTCACGCCGGCGGTGGCGGCCGCGGCCGTGTTCCGCAACATCTTCAGCCCGCGGCCCGAGCGTCCCGCCAACACGGTCCTCGAGTGGCTCGGCCTCCCGCCGCAGCAGTGGCTGTTCGAGACGCGGCCCATCACCGAGGTGCTCTTCGGCGGCCTCTTCGACAGGCTGGGGATCGACCCCTCCGGCTTCTGGGCCGGCCCGTCGCTGGCGCTGGTGACGGTGATCGTCTTCGGCGTCTGGACCTACACCGGCTACAACGCCGTGATCTTCCTCGCCGGCCTCGGCAACATCCCCAAGCAGCTCTACGAGGCGGCGGCCATCGACGGCGCCACGCGCCTGCAGCAGTTCAGGCACATCACGGTGCCGCTGCTCTCGCCCGTGACGTTCTACCTGACGGTGCTGGGCTTCATCGGCACGTTCCAGGCGTTCACGCACATCTACGTCATGCGCTCGCCCAGCACGAGGGACGCCGTCGACACCGCGTCCATAGTGATCTTCGACACCTTCTACGGCCGCAACAACTTCAGCCTCGCCGCGGCGCAGTCGGTGATCCTCTTCGTGATCATCCTCATCCTCACGCTGCTGCAGAACCGCTTCTTCGGGCGGAGGGTCGTCGGTGTCTGAGCAGGCGCTGGGGACCGTGGCCGCCGAACCGCCGCGGACCGTGCGGACCGCCGCCGCGGCGCGCGAGCCCTACGAGTTCAGGCTCGCGCACCTGCCCGTCTACCTCGCGCTGCTGATCGGCGCGGTCGTGTCGATGAGCCCGTTCCTCTACATGGTCTCGACCAGCCTCATGACCCTCGGCGAGACGATCAACAGGCGGCTGCTGCCCCGTTCGCCGCAGTGGTCGAACTACCGGACGGCCTGGTCGGAGGCCGACTTCGCCCTCTACTTCCGCAACAGCGTGATCATCACGGCGCTGGTGATCGCCGGCGTGCTCGTCACCTGCACGCTCGCCGGCTACGCCTTCGCGCGCATCGAGTTCCCGGGACGCGACGCGATCTTCCTCGTGCTGCTCGCCACGCTGATGATCCCCGGCACCGTGACGTTCCTGCCCAACTTCCTCATGATCAGGGGCGAGGTGATCCCGTGGGGGAGCTGGCTCAACACCCTGCCGGCCCTCACGGTGCCCTTCATGTCGACGGCCTTCATCATCTTCCTGTTCAGGCAGTTCTTC
Above is a genomic segment from Trueperaceae bacterium containing:
- a CDS encoding carbohydrate ABC transporter permease → MSEQALGTVAAEPPRTVRTAAAAREPYEFRLAHLPVYLALLIGAVVSMSPFLYMVSTSLMTLGETINRRLLPRSPQWSNYRTAWSEADFALYFRNSVIITALVIAGVLVTCTLAGYAFARIEFPGRDAIFLVLLATLMIPGTVTFLPNFLMIRGEVIPWGSWLNTLPALTVPFMSTAFIIFLFRQFFLGIPHELYDAARIDGAGHLRFLTSVVVPMSKPVMMTATLLTFVTSWNEFLWPLLVTTTPTWRPLGVGLYTFISEAGPETHLLMAGAVITVLPVLVVYFVTQKQFTEGIATSGLKG
- a CDS encoding sugar ABC transporter permease gives rise to the protein MRAAARVGRPRVSAFRRREWLTGYLFVLPATLIIGVFGIFPIGYAIYMSLHRWRIRRGAFIGLENYRDVLGDWWGALAFFGGLLLVLAAHWLWTDAFRRDEGTVPLVGRLLGALVLLGSGVSVSLGWRLMTAEGDRRFLAGLTRTVYYGFGSVPVQIVLALVIATLLFQNLRGQELFRMLYFLPYVTPAVAAAAVFRNIFSPRPERPANTVLEWLGLPPQQWLFETRPITEVLFGGLFDRLGIDPSGFWAGPSLALVTVIVFGVWTYTGYNAVIFLAGLGNIPKQLYEAAAIDGATRLQQFRHITVPLLSPVTFYLTVLGFIGTFQAFTHIYVMRSPSTRDAVDTASIVIFDTFYGRNNFSLAAAQSVILFVIILILTLLQNRFFGRRVVGV